A single Ziziphus jujuba cultivar Dongzao chromosome 11, ASM3175591v1 DNA region contains:
- the LOC107433037 gene encoding pentatricopeptide repeat-containing protein At2g20710, mitochondrial, with protein MKVFNLKNFFSSHFRSPRSLLSYYSTSPRSSWKEPVQVLYGKISPIGNPKVSVVPILDKWVEDGPYVESTGLLDIIKELRYYRRYNHALEISMWMKDKRRYQLTYDDVAIRLDLIARVHGIQQAENYFNIIPTQLKYLEVYNSLLNCYARAELVEKAEALMQQMKDMGLATSILTYNILLHLYYKTGGYEKLENLLHEMEEKGIGHDGSTYATQISAHAANSDVEGIDEILTRMETDPEVVDWYAYSAAANRCIKAGLVDKALSMLKKSEELILTATRKSAAFEYILTQYATIGKKDEVLRLWELYNKHHKVYNQGYISVITSLLKFDDIESAEKIFEEWESRKLSYDVRIPKFLISACCRKGHLEKAERLLRRVMEKGGKPDAKIWRCLASGYFKHNQTQKAIEATKQEISVAMSSSFWRPSKSHLAASLDYLKGKGDLERAEEIIRLLRDKGFVSEDIHERLLDYIKDGESKSPLSLLGILNNSRDADEENSHHSA; from the exons ATGAAGGTTTTCAACCTGAAGAATTTCTTCAGCAGCCATTTTCGTTCACCGAGAAGCTTGTTGAGCTACTACTCAACATCCCCAAGAAGTTCCTGGAAAGAGCCAGTGCAAGTTCTGTACGGTAAGATTTCCCCAATCGGAAATCCAAAGGTCTCCGTCGTTCCCATTCTCGATAAGTGGGTAGAGGATGGCCCATATGTTGAAAGTACTGGTCTCCTCGATATCATCAAGGAGCTCAGGTATTACAGACGCTATAACCACGCTCTTGAG ATATCTATGTGGATGAAAGACAAAAGACGCTACCAGCTTACATACGATGATGTTGCCATTCGGTTGGACCTGATTGCCAGAGTTCATGGCATACAGCAAGCTGAGAATTATTTTAACATCATTCCGACACAATTAAAATACCTCGAGGTTTACAACTCTCTCCTGAATTGTTATGCTCGTGCGGAACTAGTGGAGAAAGCAGAGGCCCTTATGCAGCAGATGAAGGATATGGGGTTAGCAACATCGATACTGACATATAACATTTTGCTTCATCTGTATTATAAAACAGGAGGTTATGAAAAATTGGAGAATCTCTTGCATGAGATGGAAGAGAAGGGCATTGGCCATGATGGAAGTACGTATGCCACTCAGATCAGTGCACATGCAGCTAATTCGGATGTGGAGGGAATTGATGAGATTCTGACGAGGATGGAAACTGACCCAGAAGTTGTGGATTGGTATGCTTATTCAGCTGCAGCAAACAGATGTATAAAAGCTGGGCTTGTGGATAAAGCTTTGTCAATGTTAAAGAAATCAGAAGAACTGATATTAACTGCTACGAGAAAGTCTGCAGCCTTTGAATACATTCTCACACAATACGCTACAATAGGGAAGAAAGATGAGGTATTAAGATTATGGGAACTTTACAATAAGCATCATAAAGTGTATAATCAGGGATATATAAGCGTGATAACCTCGCTTTTGAAGTTTGATGACATTGAAAGCGCTGAGAAAATCTTTGAGGAGTGGGAATCCAGGAAGTTAAGCTACGATGTTCGCATCCCAAAGTTCTTAATTAGTGCTTGTTGCAGAAAAGGGCATTTGGAAAAGGCCGAACGCCTTTTACGCCGGGTGATGGAGAAGGGGGGAAAACCAGATGCAAAGATATGGCGTTGTTTGGCATCGGGGTATTTTAAACATAACCAAACGCAGAAGGCCATTGAAGCTACAAAACAAGAAATTTCTGTTGCCATGTCATCCTCCTTTTGGAGGCCGAGCAAGTCCCATTTGGCTGCTTCTCTGGATTACTTGaaaggaaaaggagatttggAGAGAGCAGAAGAAATTATTAGACTATTAAGGGATAAGGGTTTTGTATCCGAGGATATTCATGAGAGATTGTTGGATTATATTAAAGATGGGGAATCAAAGTCACCATTGTCGCTATTAGGAATTTTAAATAATTCTAGGGATGCAGATGAAGAAAATTCTCATCACTCTgcataa